The stretch of DNA GCCATGTTGATGGAACAAGCTCCTGTGATCCTGCAGAAGGTGCGCGAAAGCTTGGGCGATTTTGCCCGCAAACAGCTTCCTGAACTTTTGAATCAAAAGGCGAAAGAGTTTTTAAGCGGCTCTTTAGAGCAAGTGCAAGACATGGTGCCGCCGGGCACGGACAGAATGGACCTACGCCCTAACTTCAAATGGGGCTTGAAACTTCAGAATATCAATCTGAAAAAATCTCTAAATATCGAATTAACGGCGTATGTAGAGGACCCGATCAACGCACAAAGTCGCCCCTTGGCCAGCAACGGTCCGCGCGGTCTACCGCAGATCAATCATTTATCACAGGATAAATACGATTTGGCGCTGACATTGGACCGTGCGCTTATCAACCGTGTCTTGCAACTTAGTTTTGAACGCCGAAATTTCGAAACAATCCGTCAGTCCAATGGCACTGTTTTGCGATTGATGGCGGCTCCGACCATCGACTATGTAAAAACTCCTGCTGGCGAAGTTTTAAAACCACAAGAAGCCTTCGTGAAATTACATGTTTCCGTAGAGAACGAACCAAACCATTTTGCCCTGAAAGATAAAATCGTAATCGATTTCGACATCGTTGCAAAATTACGCCAGTTGAGCGATAAGAGCGGCATGCAGTTGCAACTGCACTCCATCGATGTGGATAGCTTGGTGATGGATAGTAAATACTTATCTTTGGTGGGTAAGTTGATGCCAGGCAAAGTCCGCGAAGGCGTGAAAGATAAACTGCGTGAACAAAGTGCCGGTTGGAAAACGACAGACGAAGTGATCCCGGGAAGCTTGCCACTTCCACCTGTCGTTATGGGAATTAAGTTGGATATCAATCGCGTTACAGTGGACCCGAACGGTCACATTGTTATGTACTTAGATTACGCGAAAACAGGAGCGAAACAATGAAGTCTCTAAAACTCATCATCATCAATGCGCTAACACTTATCATCGGTTTGGGTTTGATGAGCGGTTCCGTTTCTCAAAGAAATGCCGAAGCCGCTCGCTTTGAAACCATTCCGTCACTTCAAGTGAATCGCCTGGGCAATTTGCGAGGCCAATATCTGACGGTGCTTTATGCCGTCGGTTCCCGCCCGTTCATTTCAACGGATTCATCACAAATCACGATTTCGCAAGTAAAAGAATCCCGCACGGTTTATATCTCGGCGGACTCAATGACTTTGCCGTCTGTGCAAGTTGAAAAGGAAGGATTCCGTCCTTC from Bdellovibrio sp. ArHS encodes:
- a CDS encoding DUF2785 domain-containing protein gives rise to the protein MWIPLLLTLQGFNAIAADLNPTIANKHLLPKAVQVQVTQRGMKYFDNRLSDLLGNLGVKLDEGYFPAMSYTFEKSINPDDFKDSNPEAVKMYAQVRQLLTQWLVGFSMNDHRPAIEIGESGYIADFSRFGLVTDEALMQSLGKRDGAVLAIELEVKKLSIATHSVKAWDMNNEFLGQIGLEDVSITAGDESTPLKIRLPFYIRSNANGGLDFEALEIDNNLSQTPIAYQYKKLIVPQIAVEINGKKFQLNTTQLDAMLMEQAPVILQKVRESLGDFARKQLPELLNQKAKEFLSGSLEQVQDMVPPGTDRMDLRPNFKWGLKLQNINLKKSLNIELTAYVEDPINAQSRPLASNGPRGLPQINHLSQDKYDLALTLDRALINRVLQLSFERRNFETIRQSNGTVLRLMAAPTIDYVKTPAGEVLKPQEAFVKLHVSVENEPNHFALKDKIVIDFDIVAKLRQLSDKSGMQLQLHSIDVDSLVMDSKYLSLVGKLMPGKVREGVKDKLREQSAGWKTTDEVIPGSLPLPPVVMGIKLDINRVTVDPNGHIVMYLDYAKTGAKQ